Genomic DNA from Deltaproteobacteria bacterium:
ACGCGCCGGGTTGCACGAGCGCCTGTCTACTCTAGTGGCGCAACTCACTGCTGGCGTGATCGGCAAAGAACCTCCTTCGAAGTTGTGGTCCTACTTGCTGACCGACAACATGGCGCATCTCGGCGACTGGGAAGTGAAAAAGGTCGCGCCCAGCCGGGTGCCGTGGAGTTTTCTCCCGTTTCTGGCGGCGTTTCTGGCGGCGTTGTTCGTCGTTTCCGTGCCTTTGCTTTCGTCTAAGTACCGCTCGGACCCGTTTTCGCTGGAGAATTTACAGACGCTGTTGGCGCAATTGCCGGATCGCTTGGGACAGATGGCTGACGAAAAGATGTCGCTCTTGCCCGATCCGCGCGATCAATGGGGTGGAAGCAGTCTCTTTGGCGACGGCAAAAATCGCCCCACTCCTCAAGAGGCGCAACCGCCTCCCGAAGCTGGCGAAGCCGCCAACCAAGAAGAATCCCGCTCTTTAGCGTCGCTTCCCGAAGAGCTACAGAAAACCATCCGCGAGGCGCTCAAAGGGCTGGATGTGAAGGACCCCGAGAAGCGGGAGCCCGGCAATGTTTCGCCGGATAAGAACCAACTTGCTTTGCGTCCCGCCGACGAGACCTCGCAAAAAAAGCCGGAGTCCGGGGTGGACGGCAAAGATCTGCCCAAAAGCCGCGCGCAACAACAACAGCAGACCGCCGGTCGTGGCGGTGGTCAAGGAAACGACAGCAAAGGGAATGTCTCCCCTGCTAGCGAGGGTGGGGCCACGCAACCTCCTGCGCAGGGCAGCGGGATGCAGCAGTTGGATCGGGCAAAGCTAGACCGGAAAAACGCCCCCGGGCGATTCCAGCCGGATGGTGCCCAGGTGCCTGGAGGCGGCGGGAGTGCCGGCGAGGGTGGCCCTGGTGCCGGCAGTGGCACCGACTCGAATCTGTTCGGCAACCCGGCAGACTTGGGGAGCGGCGCGCGCTCGTTTCAATTAGCCCTCGATGGTACTCATGAGCGAGTGCTCGGAGACCCAACGACGGAAGAGGCGGCGAAAGACGAAGGCGGCGTGATCGAAAAGTCCACGAAAAACCTGAGCCAGAAGCAGTCGCTCGACAGCGCGATCCGTAAAGCTCAGGTGCCTCCCGAATATGAAGAGATTGTCAAACGCTTATTTTCCCGTGGAGAATCACAGTGAGCACAGCTGACCGCGCAGTGAGCAACTTTCAGGACACGTTCCAGCGCATCAAGACGGAGGTGGCGAAAGCCGTCATCGGTCACGACGAAATGATCGAGAACATCCTTATCGCCTTTTTTGCCGGCGGACATGTGCTCATCGAAGGCGTGCCCGGTACCGGCAAGACCTTGATTGTCCGCTCGCTCGCCGACGTGTTGAACCTGAGCTTTAACCGGATTCAGTTCACCGTCGACCTCATGCCCGCCGACATTACCGGCACGCGCATGGTCATGGACCGCGAGGAAGGACGCCGCGAGTTCGTTTTTGTCGAAGGCCCGGTTTTTGCCCATGTGTTGTTGGGCGACGAAGTCAATCGTTCCACCCCGAAAACCCAAGCCGCGCTGCTGGAAGCCATGGCCGAGCTGCAAGTCACCGTAGCCGGCACGACCTATCGTTTATTGCCGCCCTTCTTCGTGTTGGCTACTCTGAATCCGATCGAAATGGAAGGCACCTATCCGCTGCCGGAAGCGCAGTTGGATCGTTTCTTCTTCAAAGTGCGCCTCACCTATCCGACCCATCACGAGATCCAGCGTATTATCGGGACGACCACCACCACCGCCGCTCCGGACCTGGAGCCGGTGTTCGATCGCAATGAAGCACCGGAAAAAGTCCTTGCCCTGCGGCAACTCGTGCGTGAAGTCATGGTGGCTCCGCATATTGAAGAGTATGTCGCCGCACTGATTCACGCGACCATTCCTGCCGGAGCGAAATATGTGAGCGCGACGGATGCCGCGCGAGTGCAACTCGCCAAAGACGACTACGTCAATAAATATGTCGGGTTTGGCGCTAGCCCGCGCGGTGGGCAGGCGCTTGTACTCGGGGCGAAAGTGGCGGCGCTGCTCGCCGGGCGCGCCAACGTGAGCTACGAGGATGTGGATCGCGTCACGATTCCGGCGTTGAATCATCGTCTCGTGCTGAATTTTGCCGCCGAGGCGGAAGGGATTGACCCCGCGAGCATCATTGCGCGTATCGTGCAGTCGGCTCGGAAACTGCGACGATGAGCAAAGCCGATCTCCACGTCAGCATCGCCACGCCGGAGTTCCTCAAGCGGCTCGAACGCCTGCGCGTTTGGGTCCGTTCGGCGCGCGGTCTGCGCCCTGGAGAAACGTCGATCCCGCGCTCCAATCAAGCCTGGGGGATCGAATTCGAATCGTATAAAGACTATGCCCCGGGCGATGACTTCCGCTACGTGGACTGGAACGCCGTGGGTCGCCTCGATCAGTTGCTGGTGAAAACCTTCACTGCCGAGCGCGAAATTCCCTACCACATTTTTCTCGATACTAGCGCCTCGATGGGCGCCCCGGCTATTGATCGGAAGTTCCAATTCGCTATCGACTTGGTGGCTGCGCTGGCCTACATCGTTTTGCTGAATAGCGACACCTTGCGAATTATCGCGCTGACCGCGCCGGAGAAAGGGCGGCACCCTTACACTGTGATGCCGCTCGCCCGACACCGGAGCGCGTTCCTCCGCGTCACCTCTTTTCTCGAAACGCTCGCTCCTTCGGGGAAAACCTATTTGCGAGAAGCCGTGCGTGCGTACGCCGAGCAGTCCAGAGAGCCAGGGGTAGCGATTGTCGTGTCCGATTTCCTGACAGAACCGTCGCAATATGAAGAAGCGTTGACGCTCTTGCGCGTGCGCGGCTACGAAGTCAAAGCGTTGCATGTCGTCGGTGCCGCCGAGCTGGAGCCGGACAAGCTCTTCCGTCGTGGCAAGCTGTTCGACGTGGAGAATCGTACCGAGCG
This window encodes:
- a CDS encoding AAA family ATPase; the protein is MIENILIAFFAGGHVLIEGVPGTGKTLIVRSLADVLNLSFNRIQFTVDLMPADITGTRMVMDREEGRREFVFVEGPVFAHVLLGDEVNRSTPKTQAALLEAMAELQVTVAGTTYRLLPPFFVLATLNPIEMEGTYPLPEAQLDRFFFKVRLTYPTHHEIQRIIGTTTTTAAPDLEPVFDRNEAPEKVLALRQLVREVMVAPHIEEYVAALIHATIPAGAKYVSATDAARVQLAKDDYVNKYVGFGASPRGGQALVLGAKVAALLAGRANVSYEDVDRVTIPALNHRLVLNFAAEAEGIDPASIIARIVQSARKLRR
- a CDS encoding DUF58 domain-containing protein, with protein sequence MSKADLHVSIATPEFLKRLERLRVWVRSARGLRPGETSIPRSNQAWGIEFESYKDYAPGDDFRYVDWNAVGRLDQLLVKTFTAEREIPYHIFLDTSASMGAPAIDRKFQFAIDLVAALAYIVLLNSDTLRIIALTAPEKGRHPYTVMPLARHRSAFLRVTSFLETLAPSGKTYLREAVRAYAEQSREPGVAIVVSDFLTEPSQYEEALTLLRVRGYEVKALHVVGAAELEPDKLFRRGKLFDVENRTERWVTLSQANLHRYREAQQVHFTALKEFCHHYRILYNRASTASGVSAVLTGELPKAGVLTLR